GACAAATGTCTAAGAGACGGCGAAAGCAAGAAGAAGGATGGAGAACAACGTTGATGCATCCATCGATCAGAGCTTGAGTCTTATTGCACATTAACTTTGTTCTGAGTCAGAGGAAGGAAGCAGGGGAGCTGGAGAAGGACGGAGAGGAAGTGATGGAAGCCATGGAGAGAAGGGGAGAAGACAGGATGGGAGAGGAGGGACACAAAAAGAGGACGTGAGAGACATGGGGTAAGTTACACCAGTTACTCAACCCCTCAGtgtacaggaaaaaaaaggcttgctCATGAACTTCAATCTTTTCAGGATGGATAGCAATGTGCGAGATACAGTATCCCAACAATTATTGGTCCTTAAAACGTTGTACAGACATATACTGTCCCCAAAATACAAACACTACTGACTGAATCTCTAGGTTTTTGTCCAACGTTTGGACAGATTGACATGAACTATTGGTGCCTTCAAATGAGGACGCTCTAAAAAGTAAATTTTTCAGTCAAACGTGACCAAATAGGttgttattttaattgtaaagtgttttttatatatcataGGAAATGTTTTAGAAGAATTTCCATTGTCAGATGCACATTTCACAAGTCTTATGTGAAGGCACCACACCATATAGGACAGATTCTCATGTCTCCATTAGATTGATTTGTAGTAACCATGGAAATCACTTTAAACGTTTTCCTTTAGAACCACCAACGTTTATGACCAAACATTTGACAAACTGCAACtgtaaaaacatatttgagGGGATATTAACAAAAGTTAGCATGCTAAACTAAACCATGTTAGGAAGTTCTTGTGAGCttttagtttattatttttaccttAGGGCCAAAAGCTGCCAGAAAAAAGCATTTGAAAATAACTAGCATTTCATCCTTAAAGCTAAACtgtcaacataaaaaaaaaatgtagtcagAATGTTGGTCTGAGTTTTTAGTTCAGCTCCATGGGGTCATAAAATAGGTATTGGGTactaaaaatattaaaagtagTAAAATCCATTGTTAAAATATGCGTTTTGTCCACCAACCAAACCCATGGTGCTAAACTGTATTTGCTAAACGTTAGCATATTTGTGTAGTTACCATGCTGGTGTGAGCTTTTAGTTTAATGTTGTTCCATAGCTGAAGaagatgcattttaaaataattagctttttttgtttcaaacaaAGCCTTGATGCTAAACTGTGACGGTTAATATAGCGTATCTGCTAACCATAGTGCCTGTTTAGTAACtattaaaatacactgtaaaaatcaGCACCCCCTAACTGTATCTGCTGAACATTAGCATGCTATTGTGAGCTTTTCGGTTAATATTGCTCCTTAGGTGCCAAGAACTGCCAGAAAAATTCTGTGATGATTATATAGTCTATCTGCTTAACATCAACACAAAAATGAGTCAGCGTTAGTATGTAGGTCTGAGTTTTTAGCTCAGCTTCATGAGGTCATAAGATGTCTGTCAAACATTAGCTTATTAGTGTAGTTAGCATAATGCCCATAGCTACATTTAAATTAGATTATTTTAGATATTTTCCCAACCAAGCCCATCGTGCTAAATTGTATTTGCTAAACATTTGTGTACTAGTGaagttagcatgttagcattaaTTTAAATGTGCCAGCTATAGCTACTACATATTGGTGTAGTAGTATTGTGTTATCATTTTGTATGTGTAACAAACCGATACTACTTGACTGAGTTTATGTTTTGGTTGAGTCAAATGTTCATGTTGGGCAGGGGGTTCATTACCAGTATGATCAGTGTTATTGACTGGTACTCCCGCTCGCAGCAGCTCCAAAACCACTCTGTCCAGTCCACTACGCACGGCTCGGATCAGAACCACAGACCCATCAGGGCCACACCACTCTGCCGACTGTGAAGACAACCAAACCTTGGTgagtatactgtacattcatcacaacacaacagacacaacagaGCCACAACTTGGATAAAGGACAGACCTGTTGTGGAGGGCTGAGCAGTGGAGGAGGCATGGCCCCTCTCTCCCATCCTCTAGGTGGAGCTAAAGGAGTACAACAATCATTTAAGGTTATTTTTATGtatggtggtgtgtgtgttgtttacaggCAGTCGTTCAAACCTTGCAAACACTCACAAACTATGCaaaacagcagccattttgatatGTTTCAAGCCCGCCCCTCACTAGAGGATAATTAGCCAGATTTTGGTCTAGATCTGGCCCTCGTGACAATCCTGGtgtcttctgattttaggctgatttgaacagattatctggccaaattatcctgtagtgtgaggagTTAACGTGACGACGTGATTGTAATGTTGTGGGACGCAGTAATAAGCAATGAGAGTAAGTTGACCGATGGATGttgtgtacttttgtttaggcccgtaacttgtacaagccaaaCTGATTCCGTCAAATAATTTCAGATTAAACGCCAAGTGTGCAGTCTTgcatcttgactggatcgtctagtctgtgctttctctggattgaaatgttgaaaatcgGTTACAAAGGTCGTTGTGTCAGTGGTCTCTggtgttttttaaaattgtgtaGAGCAGGCTTTAGCAAGAGAAACACAAGTGCtactctgttcagttcatggaAGCCAGGCCAGTGTGAGCCTGTGACAATGACCCTGCATGCAcactgaaactgaggaagcaaAATGGAACTCAGTCATCATTCCTTTGTTCTTTATGCCTGTGTTTTCCCTACCATGACCagtcaaatatgaaaaaaacatctatttttaAACTCTCGAGCAGAAGGACGGGGGTAAGTGAGTGAAAACCTTACACTGTACGGCTCTGTGGGACTGCGAGGGCCCGGCTCTGTAGTGTTTTTGCTCCTGCGTCCTGTGGTCACAGATGGTGGTGTCCTCTTGTCGTCTGGAACATCTCGCGTTGATGTCTTCCATGGAACTCTGGGTAAAATCTGTGTCACTTCCTATATCCTGGTCCCTTTTGAGAGGCctgaaaagaagagaaacaaaacaaaaagcacgGTTCTTAAGAAACTGCGTCTTAGGAACCCGCTGTGGTGCCATGATCTTTTCCTCCTCAtgaccttctttttcttttccttcctgttctttttattttggcTTGTGAGCTCtgaaacacacccaaacacaccAGATTGTTTCAGTCAAATGTAAACACGCAGCTTGTGGTCGTTTtcggggggaaagaaaaaaaaaacaaggttagCATGAGACATTTAATGCTTGAGCGCAATTAGTGAAGTGTTGGGTCAGGAGCCCCCACTCATGTTATTACTAAGATTTCCACGCCATTGTATAGAGAGACAGGAAATAAACGGAGGGCAAGGAGGGCGGTGACATGCAGCAAAGGTTACAGGAtgtagtatatactgtatggaCCTGAACTTTACGTCTGATCAAGtaatcaaaataaattaaagagcATTGTTTTAACATTAAATCACTGTCAGGGACATTTCAAGAGAGTTTGGGGGCCCAGTGTTCTCGTATTTGTTGTACTCGTACTTGTGACTTAAAACTTGTGACTGCAGCATGGGTGAAGGGCCCAAGACAAATTTCCTGCTAGTGGGACAATAAAGTTAATCTTGAATCTTGATCTTAACTATTTAGGACACACCTTGGacaaccttgtcaggaccagtagtcctcgttAACACCCTTAGTTACTGTTGTGTGCTTTTTACGCgcttttatgtctttgtcttttgatAATTTTGGCTGTGTTCATACACATGCATGAACTTTGCAAgattatgtatttttatttgatctcGTAACTTCCAGCTCAGCTCCTACAGTGaggctaaaatacactgtgtacaaacaagtgtTACACACATACCATTAAGCGCAAAACATTTCCCATCTAAACCCATTCAACTGCAATTTTTGATCATGGTGGTATCATGACATAAATCTAATCtctaaaatctttaaaaatgaattagaaTTAGCTCAATGCAAGtagaatataataatgtataatatgttTTTATAGCTTGCTTTTAAATATGCGCATTTTTGTGCTTAGCGGTATGAGTGTGACTAATAGTAGACCTGGCcctaaggttagggttaggtattaactggttatggttaaggtaaggtttgatgctttgtttagactacgaatggaaatgaatggatgtcaatagtgtcctgagaagaatagctgtacaaacctgtgtgtgtgtgtgcatgacatGGCAGTTATAACCCaattccactggtcaaaaataCAAGCCTGTTTAATCCCAAGTTTAAACAGGGTTTATGTTTGAAGTTTCAGAACAAGGTGTCTTTGCAGTCTCTTCTACATAGCCGATCATAACATTTATGGGGGCTCTTGGGGGCCTCTTTAAGCCCCAGAATGACCTAACTTTGCCTCTTGTTTTGCTACTCCCATAATCACAGTTTTCAGATTTAAATTGTTATGATGATAAGAAAGGCATTATGAATCATTTCTCTCTTCAGCAGCCACTGTTTATATTCTGCTGTAAAACTGGTCAACGTGATGTAATTCAGACAAGTATTACAGTGTTCCAGGACAAAAAGGGTCAAGTCCAAATAATTACTGTACAGGATGAGCTCCATTAGTCTACATGACATCATTGTCTCCAGGAGACAAAACATCCTCTCCAAGCCCCGCCCCTCACCGCATTCGAATGGCGTCCTCGCCCAGTggttccctcctcctctttttctccgCTTCCTtggctttcttctttttcctcaggCTGATCTTGTCCTTCTCTCTGCTGGATCGGACTCGTTGTTCCTGGTGAGCGGCGTGTGGCGCCCAGGATTTGGCTTTTTTGTCATTGCCGTTGCCGTTTTCGGTGACTGTGGACCGGTGTCTCACCCTGTTGTTCACCTCCCTCTCCGCCCGCTGCTGCCTCACCCTCCTCACCACCAGGAACACCACCAGGGGCAGCAACAGTAGCAGGCCGATTGCTATGGCGACCACCGCCCACAGCCACACAGGTTTTGGGtcttagaaagaaagaaagaacaatcAATACTGATAGGTAGTGGTAGTGATGGGGACTTCATGTGCCAGTCACTTTTATCCACGATGACGTGAGAAAGTGTAAATTCAACTAAAATTGGCTTTTCAACTAAGCTTTTAGCCACATAGCTGAAACTGGCACCAGCCAATGAGTGCAGTGTATTTtgagcagtgtgtgtttcaAGCTCAGCCCACTGGGAATCGAGGCTCTAGTAAATTCAGGTCAGGcttttttgtgaaattagtATTTAATTTTATTCCATGTGACATAAAAAGTCTAAAAAGTATTGAATTGTCCATGTGCAACAAATTTACCAAAAATTTCACCAAATTTCACcaaaaaaggtgtttttctttatttcgtTATAccttattattttgtttttagagaACATACCCACCACGTGTAAACAAAATAACAGCTAACAACCAGAAAAGATGACCAACACAtctaaaaaaaactggaaatggggatgtgttttattgtattttctctGGATGAAATCCAAAGCtggatgtgcatgtgtgagcgTCAGGACATGTGAGCGTACCTTCAACTGGCACTTTCACCGTTTCCTCCTTTCTGCTCCCTATTTCCTCTCGGACGCCTCTGATGCTGATGACGGCCTTCAGCTCCGGGAGGGCAGGGAACGAGGTGGGCTTCAGGATCATCACAGCACGTAGGAAACTGGCCACCTCTGTGGCGTAGGGGAAACAGGTAGAGGGCAAACGGGAGCATGGCCTGTTGTCCACTTGGAGGAAAAGGAGGGAGCTAGGAAAGAGGGAGCAGCGGGAAAAAGAAACTGTCATGACAATTGTTAGTTGACTGAAATCTGTAGCTTTTCCCACTCCATCAGCTTACGTGTTACACCCTCCTgcgccaaagtccatagagaaaatctgcctTTTTAGCTCACATTTAGGACACAGAAGCTACTGGCCTTCTGCTGCCttatttggtaagtttgtgccaATCAACCCAGAAGTtacaagataagataaaaattaaaacattttgttacttaactaatgaaaaacaaagaatataCACAggtattaatatttattttagtatCTCTACTTGTCATTGTGATCAGTTCAGGATGGTGGAGTTCCCCAAGGCTCTATATTTGGCctacttttatttatatcttcATCAGCATAAATTATGTATTCATATGGATGTAAAAATCCATTGGTATGCAGATGATAAAGGTCTAGTATGTAAAATTTTGTTGAaattaatgattttcttttggcagaaattgaagttaaagtaattatacatcaattgtatgaattgttttattttataacgGGAGCCAGGTGAGCGCTACGTAGGCCACcgttttggaccaccatgttgataaaccctaaccctaaaaatgtgttgatgctaactgaaggctacataaagtacattcaaaacaaacttCCTCTAATTATAATGCCAGAAACATTGAGTTTATCCCGCACCCGTTGGAGTCAGCGGGCTTTGCCTGAGACAGCAGGTCGATGAGCTGCTGAGGGTCAAAGTCAAACAAGTTTCTGTTGGCGGCGAGCTGCGTGAACCCTCGGAGCTTGAGCGGCGACTGGAGCAGGATGCTGAGCGCCCACAGCAGCGAGCTGTTGGAGAACGTGCCACGTTCCAGCGGGATGTTGGTGTGAAGCACCAGGGTTCCTTTCGCCCACCGAGGGCTCTGCTGTGTGAAGCAGTCACTGCCGTCCCACCCGCAGGGGGCGCTGTTACATCCCTGGCCACAGTGGGAGTCGGCGTAGTGATCGCGGCAGTACTTGATGTGGTCTGGACTGAAAGAGACAAAATGGAATCGttagacaaaaacaatgttgaCTTAAAGGGTGACATTTACTACCCATTTATATGTAGTTTAGGCCAGAGTTTCTCAAAAACTGGGTCGGGTTccacagatgggtcgcaggagatttttttgaggtccccaaaaaaaatctattttttcaatttctttacCAaatatctcttggaaatgattcacttttcacTAATTCAAAATTATGTGAGCTGTGACAAACTTGTGCActtgtaaatgaatcattacatTGTGCAGTATGTATCTATAGCAGCCAATTTACTGCTAAAAagctgttattttgttttatttttgaccaaATGTCTCTGACAGTACTTAACAAATAGCATTTTAAAATgcgtttattttttattttattctttaataTATCTTATTTTTCAATTGACCTTATCCACCAATATTACTATATTTTAGTTTGATTTAGTTTGCTTTCTTGCATGTTTATTGTTTCTACCGTTGTTCCCACCCAAAGATAACTGTCGTTACCACTCCCCAGTACATTGTCACCCCTTCcctattttgttttgttatgggTTACTTACATGCATCCACACCCTGTCTTgcaataaaaagttaaattaaaaagatttttaagtgatttatgtgagtaaaaacataaataacactATTAATGCAAATataagtgggggaaaaaacagtaaATGACCATTTTAATTCACAATATTAAACTGAAAATGCAAAGTTGTTTTTACTTGCAGTGGCCTCTGTCCTTCTCACAGTCGAAGCCGTCTCTGAGACACTCGGGCTCCATACAGTCTCTGTCACATGACCCGTCTCCGAACTTGTCCTTACACTTTCTGTTGACCGGACACTGACCCCACGGGTCACCTGACACAGCTGTGGGGACAAACACAGACTGGTGAGCGTTGCACACATCATCGGACTGGTTTTTAAGTTTAGAGTAAAGGCATTTTTGCTGTAGTATTTGGTTAAAGAGGAAAGAGTATCCTTtttagtatatatgtatatgtatatatatatatatatgtatatatatatatatatatatcatacaaCTTtaattctccacatgagggttgtgcgACATTGGGGCCGATCTCAGCTGTTGACACGTCTCTCTAAATTACCGCGTCACATTTGAAGAGACAGAGCATCCTGAAGTTGACTGTGGGCTGCGATTTTGTATTTCCTGAGCCatctttttgaaataaatataatggCTCCTCTGCACATGCCCTCATTCTAGCAAGAATCTAAGGAAACCACTGTTTCTGAGGGGGTGGAAACAGCTCTCTGAGCGATATAGAAACTGTCGCATTTTCGccgatatctcttgcatttctcatTCAAACGACGTCAAGCTCAGCACACACTGGTGACGagagtaagtcacctgccaagtttaaaGCCTGTCAAGCGAAGTGTTGGCCAGTTATGGggttaaaagacagacagacgcttCTTGCATTTACTGTAGCAGAGGTCTCAAATCCGCAGCCCACAACTTATTTCTGTATGTGTTAGATTAGTTTTgattcataaatatgtttttattttcatctacatatcattccatatcaaaacaaacacttttatttgggCAATACCGGgggaaatatcatcacaaatattgtttttgtgatatCATGATCAAATTTTAAGCTAATATCACCCATCGCAACTCAAAAGATGCTTTTTCCCCACTCCGCACACATTTTCCAGTTAAATAGCAgataaaatgagacaatgtGCAATCTTCAAACATTGCATTCCCATGCCCCTTGTCTCTGACATTAAACTCTAATTATACTGACCATGTGAGCGTTTTATTCAAAACCACCCCCATTGTTCCAGAGCAGCGGCTGCTCACAACAATGCAGGTCAGGCCGCGAAAGGTGGGCCCTGATATGAGCCGCTTAAAAAAGGGAGCAGGAAACGGTGCTGACATAAACAGGAAGTTTCCACGAGAAGTGAATAGCAACAGGAAATGGACTGGACCGGGGTTGGTTGGGTCAGGGGGGACTTGATAAAGGTCGAAGGTTGTTGCCCTGGCGATGAAGAATGTGATGGAATCAGACAATGGGCTTGGCAGGTGTGAGCTGTACCATTaaatcacatgtgtgtgtggacaataGAGCTGAAATTAGACGCGAGAAATGTTTTATAGTTTTGTTTCACTTCATCAGCAGAGAGGAACTTCCCAGTGCAGGAggaatttatatttatttagactgtacatataAAAATGTCAGGAATATTACAATAACAAGTGTGAAGATATCAGGCTATTTTTTAACAGACCAAACAAAAGTAACGTTTCAGATTATTAGgttattagggctgcaacaattaatcgattacttatttggtttactttttttcttaatcAAAGTTCTCCactttcagctttttaaatgtgaatttctttGTAACAGTTGATCAAGAAAACAGTCTATAGTTGAAAAACTAATAAACCATCTGGGCTAATAAATATAAGATACTCTTAAttacactaaaacaaaaacatgaacactggCTTAATATACCTTAAAAAGTTGAGAGaggatttttttaaaagcctccATAAGCTTCAACTCTTGGTTCTTGTTAACTTTTCAAACAGGTGACTTGTTTGTGCCTGTATGGGACTTcaataatttgattttaaataatatacaCTACCAGACAAAGGTTTAGACACATTAAAGTTAATGGAAAGTTTAAAACTTTTGACTGttgtgtccaaacttttgactggtagtgtaaATTATGTTGAGTATAGTGATTCTGACTCACCTCGACATGTCCAGCTCAGTCCCAGCAGCAGAAACATCCTCAGAACAAACATCGTCAGGCTCTTCAGGCTCTTTAGGCTCTTCAGGTCGCTGACTGTGAaccttttcttctctctgctcccacGGATCAGCAGCAGGACCGTCCTGCTGTTCTGCAGGGAAACTGGCCTCTGATCTGCTGAGGCTCAGCTGTGTCTCAAAGCGTCTCACACTGCTGTAAACCTGGGGCCCTGCGGTGAAGCTTCACCTCAAAAACCAGACGTCAACTCTGAGCGGAGTCGCCCAATTCCATCACCGCCGTCACTAACGCCGCCCTGCCCACTTTGCTCACTCACATTTCTCTTTcgtcctctttttttctcagaggCCCTGCGGATATCTGGACAACTTCCTGCCACTGTGTGGAGAAGAATAGCAGGGCGATGACCCCCATGagcatgagtgagtgtgtgtgtttgctggagGAGacgttttgtattttgtattgtgTTTACAACACTTCAGTGTGTCAGGACACTGCGTAGTTTGAATTTGACCTTTTCAAATAAGCATGGAAGCTCACGCCCGTCTGTTGAAACCGTCCTCCAGTCAGAAAACctcattattttattgaaattttaaaaaaatgaccgGCCACAGTAAATTATTTTCAtccaaagaaacagaaaaccaaaccctctgaacaaaaaaaaatgtattatgtctTCTTATTTACCCCATATATGAAGCCTTCTTTGACCTTTtgacgtttttgttttgtgttgggACGATAACCACACCCAGAGTCAAGATGGACACCAAAGATggacaccaaattcaaaatagccgacttcctgttgagttgggGCCATGGTCataatggacttttttgttcgtcttgggctatcacaagttcccaccaagttttgcgAAATTCAGCGCAACTTAATTTTGGCTTGCTCCATCCACATTACGATCCATTAACATATGGACAGTGCctttaacagaatacaaaagGACTAACACTGTTATCACACCTATGCTAACTTTTCATGGAGGGTTTGTCTTGccagatttttttcatcatcattattattattatgattatttattagAATATTATATGTACAACATATAGAAACCAGCAGAGCCGTATAGAGCCAGTCGATTATTATTCCTGAAGAAATAACTAGAGAATgacttttcactgtccctcaaatatTTCTACAGTAGTCTGATAATGATGGAAATATTCACTACTATTACTATTAGTTTTCCAgttgtattgtgtgtatttggacAATGATTACTCAGTGCCATTCCGCTGCACGTTCTGCTGCAAAAGGTGTGGTCTTCAAAGACCAGTGCTCAAAATAGTAAGTGCGTGTGCAGCTCTGCTCATCCCATTCTTCTAACGTGACAGCATGGGGGAAAGGAAGGAAACTATCAAGGAGTTCAAAGTGTCTGCTGGGGCTTTGAGTCTCACACTTAACACAAGGTCAAatcaccaccagaggaagcgtGTGCTTGAATTTTAAGAACTTTAAACTAACCGAGCCATAAACATAAGTATTGTCAACCACCTGATCACCCAGACGTCACACAGGACGAGAGGGCCCCATGTCACATTTTTACCCATTTGTCTATTTATAAACTCTCCACTGTTCAGTATAGCATGTAATTAACTCAAATAATGCATAAACATGAGCTTCCAGGTATCTATCTAATGGAAAATGATAATTAAAGTTATGTACAGACTTTACTCAGATAGATAAATCAACATGGCTGTATGCTATACGGTATTATTTCTTAAGTCAGTTTGATattcaacagtcatttgatattCAAAATAGAAAACTATTATGCACTTAAACCACTTCATTGAATTATGTCAAACCAACTGTGCAACACAGATAGTAATATCCCTCATGTATCGCAAGGCTTCCTTTCATTCATACAAGTTTTTGCTAAACTTAAATCTATTATGCTTCCTTATCTTTTGACCTGGAGATGTCAAACCACTTGTACAACGTAAAGTAATAATATCCCTAAGAATAAGACTAATATTAAATAAAGACGATATACATCAAAAACTTATTCATATATTATGAATATTAGTCTTTATGTTACGACGCTGAAGTTAGCCTCTGGCTCACCAGCTTCCGATTCGGCACTTAAGGGGAAAGTTAAGGGGAAATTAACTGAATGTGCAGTGCGATTGTTTGTCCActgattgtctgttttttttgtgacacttcttggtgtgaaaacattttagcaactattttatttgtgaaacttttattttatttgtgaaaatgctaAAGGGGAGATTTCACCGTTTTTGTTTTATACCTAGACCTCATTAGACCTGGTCCAGATCGAAAACCACTGTACCTAGTCTTCTCAAAACTGGACTGGATTCATCTACAGACCCTGAAGATTCATAAAAACACTGTCATCTGATATATGAAACCTTTATTCTACTTCAGGAATTATCAACACAAGCTGCTTTCAAATCTTACTCTCTCTGCAGGCAATGACAAAAACGGAAACTAAGGAACGTCATCCTCTCTGGCGAGAGACTCTGAAAGTGACAGTCACTCATAAAAGTCAAAGCCTTTCAAACAGTTGTCGCTAAACATGTTTGGGGCTGAGCTATAAGGTTGGCAACAAATATTGATTCCAAAAACTGGGAAATTCTTAAATTACAGTATCAggcacatactaaactatacaTTTAAGTGTCATAAGGGCTTATAATAATACACCACAACAGGATAAAAAGATGACCACAGTCCTACTAAGTCATCATTTAAGTTATAGTTGtaaatcataattatgagacacTAAGTCATAATTGAAGTTATAGtaataagtcataattatgagattcTAAGTCATAATTTTAAGTTGTAGTAGTAATTCAtaattttgagatactaagtcataattgtgacatactaagtcataattgtgaGCTACTAAGTCATTTGACAGCGTCACTGAACAAGTGACGCTGCAGTTACAGGTGACCGACACATGATGTCGCTGTTGTACCGTTTTAGAGGTTGACTTCACACCACTGTCACAGTATCCACTGTATAAAGTTACTCCACATGTGCAAAAGCAcactattaaatgttttttttttatggcacaGATAAGATAAATATAAGCAACTACCGTTTGCAGAAAAATCgttttattttacttgtgtGAATCATGGGAGGGACTTTCCAGAGAGGAGCTTTCGGTTTCACTTTGTACCCGCGTCGTGTCTGGAACCGTGCTCACCTCAGGTACAGCTGCCTCCCGGTTTGTTAGctgaatatttgtgtgtttattcaccTCAGAGCGTGAACTTGTAAGACATAATTCTCGCGATTGTGTTGCTATCACCGGTACCATAACACGTTCGTCGGAAAGGAAACGTAAGTTTGACTTAAACGCTGCCTAGCTTAcattgctgctgttactgtaaGTTAGCATAAACTCTGACTTTGTATAATATAGATATTAATATTACGTATGTATGCTTTTATtcgtgtgtgtgaaaataacacccactaataaataataaatggtgtgtggtgaaagtgaaagtaacCTAGCACATAATTCAACAGCAAactgaaagtattttttttctactcaaCGGGCAAACAAGTGCAGATCATAACTGTTGTTTCTATACTTATACAATGGTAAATGCACATGTTTAGCTATTATAGCTGTTTTGATAGTCGATTTATCGGTTGAGGTGTTTTTTTGCtcgcttcctaaatgtgaatgtgttctgTTTCTtgcatataacaaagaaacattttggtttgattgtctgacatgttatggacctgtacgattaatcgattatgaatataGTTGTTAGTCGCAGC
The sequence above is a segment of the Solea solea chromosome 13, fSolSol10.1, whole genome shotgun sequence genome. Coding sequences within it:
- the notchl gene encoding neurogenic locus notch homolog protein 1, yielding MFVLRMFLLLGLSWTCRAVSGDPWGQCPVNRKCKDKFGDGSCDRDCMEPECLRDGFDCEKDRGHCNPDHIKYCRDHYADSHCGQGCNSAPCGWDGSDCFTQQSPRWAKGTLVLHTNIPLERGTFSNSSLLWALSILLQSPLKLRGFTQLAANRNLFDFDPQQLIDLLSQAKPADSNGSLLFLQVDNRPCSRLPSTCFPYATEVASFLRAVMILKPTSFPALPELKAVISIRGVREEIGSRKEETVKVPVEDPKPVWLWAVVAIAIGLLLLLPLVVFLVVRRVRQQRAEREVNNRVRHRSTVTENGNGNDKKAKSWAPHAAHQEQRVRSSREKDKISLRKKKKAKEAEKKRRREPLGEDAIRMRPLKRDQDIGSDTDFTQSSMEDINARCSRRQEDTTICDHRTQEQKHYRAGPSQSHRAVQSPPRGWERGAMPPPLLSPPQQSAEWCGPDGSVVLIRAVRSGLDRVVLELLRAGVPVNNTDHTGRSALHWACSVNHLSLTRTLVRYGAAVDLQDNKGETPLFLSALHGCYDTARLLLLHGANLELHDRRGRRPIDVAREGMRHQILELLLAHQIQRGPVTVDSANDMMWEERALIYSPWVGSPGPGLPGRSASFSGIVGHRDMTPPPQNDWSMNRVQYPSPQNWRPQLNQSATALVPPRVMGRSPRPISTLQEVTSEDEDRDRHHDVPRAATPHFLSPQPAPRQRSFSCTQHALQRRSSAYQPDPTYIIVTDRTTNESAERVAAPPPTDAGVQSEQPPLVNGDNPSRAEQAAVSSLHTEQKSRGERSNNTANSTQTAL